The DNA segment ACAACACGCCAAGCTTAGATGCAAATCATTGAAAAACAATACATGGATTAGTTCTGGCCAGAGAAAAGATGTACTTTGAAGATAAAAAGCAAACGAAATCTGTATATAACTAAGAACACAAGTATGACATACAAGTTCATTACATGATGGATATATTCCAGTACATTTTCCTGAAATTAGTGCTGACAATGACATCTGTTCACTAAAACAGATCGATCAACCACCAAATATTACCCAAATACTTCTTTCTTCCCGCTATTCGTGGCTGAAAGCTCACCAGGGTAAGCTATAATATATCTGGTGGTGTTTCAGACAAATCCCACAAATCAAATGAATGAGTTCTGACTCTCCCCGAGCTGCTGAAAGTGGCCTTCCCTGATTGAATGACTTTATGCATGTAAAAGACATATTAATCTCAAGACAAGAACAACCAATCCCAACAGTTGCAGAACTGCCTAATAATCACCATGATTGGCAATAGATTAAGAAGTAACACTACACAACCATATAACAACTACACACCACagcaaaagggaaaagagaaaaaaagaacctAAGTGAGATGTGAAGCTTCTGTTAAGTATTGCTGCTGTAGGTAAGGTTAAGTGATCTATTAACAATCAGTATTCACGAAGCTGCTCATCTCCTCCTTGAGACAGTTGAAATGGTCATTATTTGGAAAGAAGTAGAACCCAATGGTGGCCTGCtctaaataaaggagtttcacaGCTTGGCCGGATTTATTGAGCCCTTCGACATAAGCCAATTGCCAATCTTGGACAAGATCCAATCCAGCAACCACCACAAGACTTTTAGGAAACTTGACTCCTACAAGGCTTTTGCCCCTGGGGCCAAATGGGTTACATGCCGGATGGTCTCTATCTTCGCCTTCAGGAAGATAAGCTCTCCAATACCAATCGCGTTCTTGAATCCTCGTGAAGTACTTACCATCCAATCTCTTTTCTGATTCAGTTCTCTTTTCCCCACCAAACAGTGGATGAAGAAGGATGTTTCCTAATACTTCAACTTCTTCCTCAGCTGCCTTCATTGCTACATGGTGAACAATATTACCACCAGAACTATCTCCTGCCAAATATACATGAACCTTGGAATCCTTCCCACTCTGAAGCCATGTTCTCGATTTAACCCAGGTAAGAGCAGCCCAGCCATCATCATACGCGCAAGGGTATCTGTGTTCAGGTGATCGGCGGTAATTTACAGAAACCACAACAGCCTTGCAGATTTTCACAAGGCGTCGACAAAAGGTGTCATAAATAGCACTGCTGACTGAAGAATGGGCGAAGCTTCCACCATGGAAGAAAATTATGACCGGGACAATTTCGGTAGTGCTCAAGGGCTTTTCAAGCTCTATAATGCCCCATTTAGCCTCATTTTCTGGGGCAGGTCTGTAAATCCGGTTAAGAAGGCCTGTGGCTCTATCAACATGATCAAAGGAGAAAACTCCATCAACTGGATTTGAATTGGCAACGACTTTCCGGTCAAGAAACTCTGCCAACTCACGGTTGAATGTTCCATCAGCTCGGCGAAGGAGATTGTAAGCTAGCTTGAAATTTGAGATTAGAACCCATGTATTAAGTGGCACAATcctctaccaaaaaaaaaatcataataaataataataataataatactaatactaataataagaataagaagaagaagaggaagaaaatgattgaAAGGATAAGAACTAGCACTAACAAATTATAGGATGCAAAATCTCTAACGATCCAATTGATCCTATGCATACGACAAACTCCAGCATGCCCATAACAGAAAATTACGAAAATTGTAAGGCAAGGGTAGGAACCCACAGATATTGTTGAGAGGTGAAGGAAATAAATGAagtaaaagaagaaagaaaaagaggtaTTTCCAGATAAATCTCA comes from the Carya illinoinensis cultivar Pawnee chromosome 8, C.illinoinensisPawnee_v1, whole genome shotgun sequence genome and includes:
- the LOC122318968 gene encoding gibberellin receptor GID1B-like, whose protein sequence is MAGSNEVNLNESKRIVPLNTWVLISNFKLAYNLLRRADGTFNRELAEFLDRKVVANSNPVDGVFSFDHVDRATGLLNRIYRPAPENEAKWGIIELEKPLSTTEIVPVIIFFHGGSFAHSSVSSAIYDTFCRRLVKICKAVVVSVNYRRSPEHRYPCAYDDGWAALTWVKSRTWLQSGKDSKVHVYLAGDSSGGNIVHHVAMKAAEEEVEVLGNILLHPLFGGEKRTESEKRLDGKYFTRIQERDWYWRAYLPEGEDRDHPACNPFGPRGKSLVGVKFPKSLVVVAGLDLVQDWQLAYVEGLNKSGQAVKLLYLEQATIGFYFFPNNDHFNCLKEEMSSFVNTDC